From Chryseobacterium sp. IHB B 17019, one genomic window encodes:
- a CDS encoding SemiSWEET transporter, which produces MNENFLGIVAGILTSISMIPQLVKVIKEKDAENLSWLMLLVLITGLSLWVWYGFIKDELPIILSNAFAVLVNVTLLICFFIFKKS; this is translated from the coding sequence ATGAACGAAAATTTTTTAGGCATTGTCGCTGGAATCCTTACTTCGATCTCAATGATCCCGCAACTGGTAAAAGTAATTAAAGAAAAAGACGCCGAAAATCTTTCCTGGCTGATGCTTCTGGTACTCATTACTGGGCTGTCATTATGGGTATGGTACGGTTTCATAAAAGATGAATTGCCTATTATCTTGTCCAATGCTTTTGCCGTTCTTGTGAACGTTACACTTCTGATTTGTTTTTTTATTTTTAAAAAATCCTGA